The genomic DNA GTCGATCTTCGGGTCGTCGTCTCCGGTGGCAACGGCCTTGCCGCCGAAGGCGCGCGCCTCGCGGTTCGAGCGGCCGATCAGCATCGACGAGCCCTGCTCGGCGGGCATGCCCGCCACGCCGGCCTTCACGCCCAGCTCCTTGAGCATGCGGTGGTCGGGCACGAGCCGCAGGACCGTGTCCGCATCGCTCAGCAGCAGGCCGAACCACACCGGGCCGTTGTCGAGCACCTGGGCCGCGACCACCTGCTGCGCCTTCAGGCCCAGCGCGCCCGCCACCTTGGCCAGCAGCGTGGGGCTGGGCGCGCTGCGCTTGAGCGGCGGGGCCGAGAAGGCCAGGCGTTCGCCTTCATGGCGCAGCGGCACCAGGCCGGCCGCGCACTGCTGCACGATCCGGCCCGCCGCCTTGGGCTTGCCGCCGGCCTGCAGCCAGGCGTGGCAGCTGCCGATGGTGGGATGGCCGGCAAAGGGTAGCTCGCCGCCGGGCGTGAAGATGCGCACGCGGTAGTCGGCCGTGGGATCGGTCGGCGGCAGCAGGAAGGTGGTTTCCGAAAGATTGGTCCACTGCGCAAAGCGCTGCATCTCGGCGTCGTCGATGCCACCGCCATCGAGCACCACGGCGAGCGGATTGCCGAGGTAGGGCGTGGCGGTGAAGACGTCGACTTGTTTGAACGGGCGGGGTTTCATGGGTTTCATTCGAGCGGAAGATCGAGCACGCCGCGCGTGCCCGGCCGGGAGATCAGTTCGCCATACCAGCGTTCCAGGTTCGGCCAGCTGGGGCGCTGGTATTCGGCGGGTGGCAGGCCGAACCAGCGGTGCGCCTCGCAGCCGATGGGAATGTCTGCCATCGTGAAGCGGTCGCCGGCCATGAAGGGCTGCCGGGCCAGGTGCGCGTCGAGCATCGCGAACAGCGCCTCGCTTGCATGGACCGAGGCCGCGATCAATGCCGGTTCGCGTTCGGCCGGCAGCGTGCGCACCCATTGCACGAAGGCGTCGCGGCTTGCGCGGTTGAGCGTGGTCTGCTGCCAGTCCATCCAGCGCTCGGCATCGAAGCGCGCGGGCAGTTCGCTCGGGTAGAACTTGCCATGCGAATGTTTGGCGCAGAGATAGCGCACGATCACATTCGACTCCCACAGCGTGACGCGATCGCTGCCTTCGCCGTCGTCGATGGTGGGCACCGTCGCATTCGGGTTGAGCGCCAGGTACTCGGGCGTCTGCACCACGCCGAAGCGGCCGCCGGCCTCGGTGCGTTGGAAGTCGAGCCCGAGTTCCTGCGCGCACCAGACGACCTTGCGCACGTTGATCGAACTGATGCGGCCCCAGATGTTGAGCATGGTGTTCAGCTTCCTTGGACAGGTGTGGCGGACAGGGCGGATGGCACGGCGGGACGGTCGAGCAGCAGCAGGCGGATCGCCAGGCCGACCATCACCAGGGCCAACAGGCCGCGCTGGAACTTTTCAGTCCCCGGGCGCCGCTGCAGCCATCGGCCGACCTGCCCGCTGCAGGCGCCGAGCAGCGTGTTGAACGCGAGCGCGGCTGCCGACAGCATGACGCCGAGCTGCACCAGTTGCAAGGGCACGCTGCCGCGCGCCGGGTCGACGAACTGCGGCAGAAACACCATGAAGAACAGCAGCGCCTTCGGATTGACGAGGTTGTTCAGGAAGGCCATGCGCACGATGCGTGCGAAGGCGGACGGCTGCGCACGCGCGCCCGCGAGGAGCCCGCCGCCGCTGCGAACGGCCTGCACCGCAAGCCACAGCAGGTACAGCGCGCCCGCGTAGCGCAGCAGGTCGAAGGAAGGCGGCCAGGCCGCCACCAGCGCGGTCACGCCCGTGGCGGCGAAGAGCGTGTGCACCAGGTCGGCCGACGAAATGCCGAGTGCCGCCGCGAAGCCGCCGCGCGGGCCATGGGCCACGCCGTGCGAGAGCACGAAGGCCATGTTCGGCCCCGGCGACAGGAACAGCGCGAGAACGGCCAGCAGGAAGAGCGCGAGCGTGGCGAGGCTGATCATGATGTGCGTCCTGCAGCGCTTCCTTCAGGCCGCGTCGGCCGTGGCCGCCGCAACCGTGGGGAGATAGGGCGCGATGTTGCACAGGGTGCGCGCCACGTAGTCTTCCTTCTCGCCCACCGGCGCAACATAGTGCAGCGCGCTCTTCGCGGCCTCGATGCCTTCGCTGCGTGCGATGAGCCAGGCTGCAAGGTAGGGCGCCGACAGGCAGCCGCCCGCCGTTGCCACGTTGCCGCGCGCGAAGAAGGGCTGGTTGAGCACCTCGACGCCGGCCTCCTGCACCCAGGGCTTGGTCGTGAGGTCGGTGCAGGCCGGCACCGCACCCAGCAGGCCCAGCTTGGCGAGCAGCAGCGTGCCCGAGCACTGCGCGCCGATCAGCTGCCGCTTCGCATCGAGGCGGCGCAGCGCGCCCATGATGGCCGGATCGGCCGCGATCTCGCGCGTGCGGATGCCGCTGCCGACGAGCACCGCGCCGGCTTCGGCGGCCGCTTCGAGCGTGGAGCTCGCATGCACGGTGACGCCGTTCATCGAGGTGACCGTGGCGCTGGGCGCGGCCAGCGTCACGCGCCATCCCGGCCTCTTGATGCGGTTGAGCACCCCGAGCGCGATCAGCGAGTCGAGTTCGTTGAAGCCGTCGAAGGTAAGGATGGCGATGTGCATCGTGACGTATCTCTGCTTCGTGGCTCAGACAGGTTGGGGCGCGAGCTTGCGCTCGCCCAGCAGCGCCAGTTCCTCGCGCAGCGTCAAGGCCAGCGCGGCGATGGCGGTGTCGATTTCCTCGACGCTGGCCGTCACGAACGACAGCCGCAGCGTGCGCGGATCGCCCTGGTCCGCATAGAAGGGCGCACCCGGCACGAAGGCCACGTTGCGCTCCACCGCCTTGGGCAGGAGCGCCACCGTGTCGATGCCCTCGGGCAGGCGCGCCCACAGGAACATGCCGCCCTTGGGCGCGTTGAACTTCACGTCCAGCCCGGCCATCTCGCGCGTGAGCGCGGCCATCATCGCGTCGCGCTGGCGCTTGTAGAGCGCGCGGATGGTCGGCACGTGGCGCTCGAGGAAGTTGTCCTTCATCACGGCCGAGACCATGCGCTGCGTGAAGATCGGCGTGTGCAGGTCGACCGCCTGCTTGGCCTGCAGCAGCTTCGGAAAGATGGCCTTCGGCGCCACCAGGAAGCCCAGGCGCAGGCCCGGTGCGAGCACCTTCGAGAACGAGCCCAGGTAGATGCAGCCTTCGGGGTTGCGCGCGGTCAGCGGCAGCGGCGGGGCTTCGTCGAACCACAGTTCGCCGTA from Variovorax sp. V93 includes the following:
- a CDS encoding PhzF family phenazine biosynthesis protein, whose translation is MKPRPFKQVDVFTATPYLGNPLAVVLDGGGIDDAEMQRFAQWTNLSETTFLLPPTDPTADYRVRIFTPGGELPFAGHPTIGSCHAWLQAGGKPKAAGRIVQQCAAGLVPLRHEGERLAFSAPPLKRSAPSPTLLAKVAGALGLKAQQVVAAQVLDNGPVWFGLLLSDADTVLRLVPDHRMLKELGVKAGVAGMPAEQGSSMLIGRSNREARAFGGKAVATGDDDPKIDLEVRAFAAPIGVEEDPVTGSLNASLAEWLIADGHMPARYTAAQGQCLGRSGRVYIERDADGKVWVGGDAVTCIDGQVTL
- a CDS encoding glutathione S-transferase family protein → MLNIWGRISSINVRKVVWCAQELGLDFQRTEAGGRFGVVQTPEYLALNPNATVPTIDDGEGSDRVTLWESNVIVRYLCAKHSHGKFYPSELPARFDAERWMDWQQTTLNRASRDAFVQWVRTLPAEREPALIAASVHASEALFAMLDAHLARQPFMAGDRFTMADIPIGCEAHRWFGLPPAEYQRPSWPNLERWYGELISRPGTRGVLDLPLE
- a CDS encoding LysE family translocator; amino-acid sequence: MISLATLALFLLAVLALFLSPGPNMAFVLSHGVAHGPRGGFAAALGISSADLVHTLFAATGVTALVAAWPPSFDLLRYAGALYLLWLAVQAVRSGGGLLAGARAQPSAFARIVRMAFLNNLVNPKALLFFMVFLPQFVDPARGSVPLQLVQLGVMLSAAALAFNTLLGACSGQVGRWLQRRPGTEKFQRGLLALVMVGLAIRLLLLDRPAVPSALSATPVQGS
- a CDS encoding DJ-1/PfpI family protein, producing the protein MHIAILTFDGFNELDSLIALGVLNRIKRPGWRVTLAAPSATVTSMNGVTVHASSTLEAAAEAGAVLVGSGIRTREIAADPAIMGALRRLDAKRQLIGAQCSGTLLLAKLGLLGAVPACTDLTTKPWVQEAGVEVLNQPFFARGNVATAGGCLSAPYLAAWLIARSEGIEAAKSALHYVAPVGEKEDYVARTLCNIAPYLPTVAAATADAA
- a CDS encoding PLP-dependent aminotransferase family protein; amino-acid sequence: MNWKLAARAAKMNPSVLREILKVTERPGIISLAGGLPSPKTFPIQAFADACAEVLHNDGQAALQYAASEGYAPLRQAVADMLPWNVDPAQVLITTGSQQGLDLVAKVLIDPGSKVLVETPTYLGALQAFGPMEPNPVSVASDDEGVIVEDLVAKAKDGRFIYLLPNFQNPTGRTMTEARRAAVSAAAAAAGLPIVEDNPYGELWFDEAPPLPLTARNPEGCIYLGSFSKVLAPGLRLGFLVAPKAIFPKLLQAKQAVDLHTPIFTQRMVSAVMKDNFLERHVPTIRALYKRQRDAMMAALTREMAGLDVKFNAPKGGMFLWARLPEGIDTVALLPKAVERNVAFVPGAPFYADQGDPRTLRLSFVTASVEEIDTAIAALALTLREELALLGERKLAPQPV